The region TGCAGGCCAGGGTGCAGATGTTCTTATCGCAGGTGGTCATCGCGGTAGTGCTAGGCATAAAGGTGAAGGATCACTCCCTGGATCTCAGCCATGGCTATGCTATCTTCGTGGTGATCTTGATATGCTTGTTTGTGTCCGCCTTCGCGTGGTCTTGGGGGCCGCTCGGCTGGCTCATCCCGAGTGAGACCTTTCCCTTGGAGACTAGGTGTGACCGTGTGCGTCAACCTGCTCTTAACCTTTGTGATAGCGCAGGCGTTCCTCTCGATGCTCTGCCATTTCAAATTTgggatcttcttcttctccggtTGGGTGCTCGTGATGTCGTTGTTCGTGCTCTTGTTGGTGCCAGAGACGAAGAACGTGCCCATCGAGGAGATGACTGAGAGGGTGTGGAATCAGCACTGGCTGTGGAAGAGGTTGATGGATGATCATTATGCTGCTCCGGTGAAAAATGGACATGGTAAAGGGTTTGATCCTCATTCTCAATTGTGAACATTTTTGTTATTGGGATTTTACATGAATAGTTCAATAAGTAGGTGTTATCATATTGCAAAGAGATTTTATGTATCCTTCTGTGCTATGACTAACTcttatatgctattccacactttcgtaTGAAACCGATGTGAGATCGTATCAAAGTAACTGATCACAGTCATAAACAACAGCATTCAGCAAACTACATTCAGATATATTTAAGAAAACAATAAATCCCAACAATTTCATGGTtgcacttgttggcatgctatgCTGTTCTTGATCATCTTTACCACAATTTTGACACAAATTGCGAATCCAATCCGTAGCCTTAACACATAAATATAACCGAAAACTTCAAGCCAAGTGCGCGTACATTTCATCGATCTCTTTAGCAAAGTGAGCTTTCGCTTGTGGCCTCTTAATCTGCAATTCATCACACACAAACAGTTATTTTCCtattaacaaaaaaatgaaacaagaaATCTCTAACTACAAACTCTTGCCTTAAATGTTGGAGTGAGCAATCCATTCTCCAAAGTGAATGCTTCAAGCACAAGAGCAACATCTTTTGCAAACTCAAAGCCTCTCAGCTGCAAAACACAATTCCCAAAAACTACAGTAAACAACATATGTCTATTGATCTTATAATGTTTTTCTCAATCTAATCATGTTGTTGGCTATTACTTGAGCTTCCCTTGCTATGGAGTCCATGTCAGCCAGCACGGCACCCCTCGTCCGAGGATCACAGCATAGCTGCTTCAAATCTTCATACTACTCAAAGAattgaaaaaatcaagaaacgctCAAGAAATAGGTTTGCTGAGAAGGAGCAGAAAACCAAGCCATCATTATTTACCTCAATGCCTTCAGTAGCAGCCCATGTTTTCAAGGCATCATGATCCACAGCAATAATTGCGACTAGAGAAGACTTCAGGCTGTCGCCTACAAGCAACAAACACAAAACAAGGTCGTTAATCTCCTCTTCTTAcaaaaaatactagtacaatATATTTTTCGTACCATGTATAAAGCATTGTGCAATGAACTTGCATTTTGTGTATACATTCTCTATTTTCTCAGGAGCTATGTACTCTCCTTGAGCCAATTTGAATATGTTCTTTTTCCTGTCAATGAAGGATATTAGAATTGGGCCATCAACAATGCAATGAATCAATCAACCTAATTGCTAAAATCGCGCATTCTCACCTATCGATGATCTTCAATCGGCCTTGTGGCAACCATGAGCCTATATCTCCTGTGTGAAGCCATCCATCCTCATCGATTGCTTCCCTACTGAGAAAAATGAGAGAACTACATAAGTGTTTCTCACAGACAAAGAAAGATAACGAGATATCAAAGCATGTACGTTAGTTCCTCCGCTTTATAGTATCCTTGAAACACAGTGGGACCTCTCACGCAGATCTCACCCCGTGGATGGGGCTGGTCCTTGGATGTGTAGTTCATCTCCGGAACATCTATGAGCTTCATCTCTGACAGGAAAAACAACAACATTAAATCAAGAGCTCTTTTGAGAGTGTTTGTGTGTGTCTGATCACACTCACCACAAGAAGGATGGGGAACACCAACATGGCCGGATAAAACATCGGTTTCATCCATGTTGCTTATGACACAAGAAGCCTCTGTCATTCCATATCCTTCAATAACTGTGCAACCAAAGCATCTAAAAAAATTCCATATTTATCAGTAACAAaatattcttctttttctatttttcagtGTTAGTAGTAATATAAGCTTACACTCGTAGAAATTCCATGACTTGAGGAGACAAGGGTGACGCGCCAGACACCATGTAACGAACTCTGCCTCCCAGTATTCCCTTAATATCCTCAAACACCAAACTCTCAAACATTGGAGGAGGTTTCTTTCCTGAAACAGACACGAGCGCATCTGATAAAAGTCTAATAGTCTTTCTAGCTATTTTCGTGCGTGGAATTTGAGTTTACCGGTAGATAACGACTGCTTCTTAGCTTTATAAGCTGCATCAAACAGCCTCTCCCTTAGATCACCGGATGATTTTACAGAGTTTATCACTCTGCAATGGAGTAGGCATCTGAATCATTCTGTGGAATACAAGTAATGATGTTGTTTTTGGAAGAACAAGTTATTGCCTTTACCCAGCGTATATCCGATTATACAGCCGTGGGACACTGCAAAATATAGTCGGTTTCAAGACAGCGACATCCTCGAGTAATTTCATGCTGTCCTATGTAGCAAAAATGAAAGAGCTGAAATAATGTAACAAATAAAAACTGAAATACAGTTTCTCAGTTATTAACTAGAAGACTCTTCATTCATATTCATACCCCTTGAAAAAAACCAGAAGCACCTCCAATATACGCCACCGTGATTTGGGTAACGCGCTCGTATATGTGTGCCAGAGGAAGATATGATATGAAACTGCCAAGTTATAGTGCAGAAATTTGTACCAGAAAGATATGAAACAATATCTAAAGATAAAATggacacattttattttatcgtTTCAACTCACAGATCAGATGGATATAACTTGAATCCCATTCTCGTACCAGCAACGTTGGCAATCAAATTTCCATGAGACAACACGACTCCCTAGCCATAGAGAATTTCACTTTGTTTATGAAATTTGTACACAAATTTAGGCAATGAGGGCACGAAATTGATACCTTTGGAGTTCCGGTTGTGCCACTAGTATAGCATATTGTGGCAATATCGTCGGATGTTGGTGGACAGAAAGGCTCAAAACTGCTAAGACCCTAAGAAAATTGTGATACAAACTGAATATGAAGTCTCTCAATAGGGATTCATTTTGAAAATACAACAAATGGAGAGACTTACTTCAGTATGTAGTTGTGAATATGAGATTATTTCTACTCCTGTTGTTGAAGAAAGTGATGCCATTTCACCTTCTACTCCTCCAACAACCTGAAAAATACTAAGTAAGATGAAGCAACAGCCTTATATGGTTCGACTCTTTTTTACAACGAAAATCATACCACAATCAGATGTACTGATGGGATCTCAGGCAGAAACCTGAGCAGCTGCAATTCAACGCAATAATCGGACATTAGACACAACAAACAGGATTAGATTTTGAAAACCATTTTCCATCATATGAAGTTGCTTTTGAAGCCCAAAATCTTGAAGAGGCTTCGTTTTTATTAAACCGTATAAGGTACTTACAATGTTTAATGTTTTTGTATCACAAAATATAGCTCGAACAGCTGCATGATTGACAATGTATCTAACTGCTTCCGGACCTGAACGAAGCACTTTGCATTTAATACGACTATATCCATTCACACAAAGATATAGGCATAGTAAATCACCGACCTAATGTGTCGTATAAAGGTACAGAGACAAACGAATACGCAGAGCAGGCATGATCAATCACAATCCATTCAGGTCTATTAACAAAATAAAGCCCGACACAAGATCCCTGTCAGCAAACACGAACACTGTCAGTTTTAAAAGGAATTTCAGACTCAGAGTTTGCATCTATCTCACTTTTTGTATCTGACGTCTCACGAGGCTAGAACCAATAGCTGACCGCGAAGTGCCTGCTTCTCCATAGGTCATCCAGCTGTACCTGTAGCATGAAATTGTAAACGAATCCAGTTTTGATCAAATCCCAATACAAGCAATGTTCTTAAGCAGGAAACTTACTCTCCCACTGTTCCATCTTCTTGAAATCGTGTTCCTAAGTACTTGTGATCCCTAAATGTCTTAACTGCATACCTATATGCTCACAAAAAGTTATGAACAAAACAGTGTGCATTGAAGTCAAATAAGCATAGTTGTGATTGAAGAAGTAAGGTTGCTTACACAAAATTATCGTGCAAAGTTGCGATCTCAGGATGATCAGGAAATCTACTAACAAGTTTGAAAGGCGATCGTCGATTTCTGGAAGAAATAAGACATAGTATTTTATCTGAAAAGCAACAAAAATTTTGCAATAGATGTAGACAAGACAAGTCTAAACCTGTAGACATTCCATTCTCCAGTCTGCAGCTTCTCCGGAAGCACAACACTGTATCCTTGCTCTGctcaaaaacaacaaattactGCTTCAACTTAACCAATCAAGATTAAATTTAGATCAatatcaattttctttttcttggttttttttgtttgtttgacTTTTTGGTAactattcaaaataaataaatcaccCTCTAAAAGTACAAGATGTTATGTTAGTGCAAAGTTGTAGAGATTAATCAGTGAAGTGATCAAGTACCAGACACAAATTCACCGGCGGTGGGGTGGTGGCGGAGATGCAACGGATGATCATTGCCGGCGGTAGAGTTAATGAGATGACTAGTAAGTTTGTGGAGACGGCGTTGGGCTCGGGAATCCATTATTTTTCCAGATCAAATGTACAAGGAAAGGGACGAAGTAGATGAGTGGTGGCATGGGGAATATATAAACGTATATTCATGTAGTTTTGTGAATATTCATTTGTCACATTGATATGGACAAACTTACTAAGTTACTATACTATGAAGAGTGAAGTATGAACTAATCTACATGTCTTGTGTGGTTGTCAGTGTCAGTGTGTATGAAAATCCAGTGCGcttactattaattaattataaattgcAGGGTTATGAATTAATTAAGGTGATTAGTGTCTTCTCTTTCGTGGAGACCAGCTCATCTGTTATAGAAAATTATTGGATTTCAGtaaatatcatatttatatataaaaaaaagagtgatttagtttttaataatacatatttagaTTTTAATCGATATTAGGATAATGTAAGTTTGTATAAAAACCTCAAGTGTGCTCCATGAAATaaaagtagtaataaataaaaacgacatagtAACTAGTAAGTGGTAGAAGAGTATGCCGAAACAAGCAAAAAGGGAGAGCTCAGAACTctattttacttaattaaaatctagtgtaaatatttaaaaaataatctaaTACGCTATTGTCTTGTGTTCATCGATCCAAATGTACAAGCTCGAAGCTTCCCCAAATGAAGAAAACTCAAGTTAAATTAATGTTTGCTAGTGGAACAACCAAACATGTCTTAAACGTAGTAAAGAATGGACAATAATATATTTACGTTTCTTGAAAATTGTTTACTTGGCAAAGATATCTCCGACGGAgtggaaataaaaaaagaatatcAAAGGGTGaaattttataaagaaaaatcGATGGAAAAGAAATGAGGAATTTAAAAGAAGAGAACTTTTTTATCCATCATTTTTCAATGTCTTTTCAACTCTCTGTCTGTGTCTCACTGTTTACAACAAGTTATATTAGGATATATTCAGTGCAGAAAAACATAACGACGTATGGCTCATACAACGATATAAGAGGAGTTGTGCAGAATATAGTTACAATTAGTGTGGTTTTCTTGATCTACTTTGAATTAAGAACATTTTGTCATTGACTATGTGAAAAACATCTATAAAATCGTAGAGTGGGAGTTTATGGAAATGTAAGCTGAATCTGCAGTTC is a window of Salvia splendens isolate huo1 chromosome 3, SspV2, whole genome shotgun sequence DNA encoding:
- the LOC121795872 gene encoding long chain acyl-CoA synthetase 6, peroxisomal-like; amino-acid sequence: MDSRAQRRLHKLTSHLINSTAGNDHPLHLRHHPTAGEFVSEQGYSVVLPEKLQTGEWNVYRNRRSPFKLVSRFPDHPEIATLHDNFVYAVKTFRDHKYLGTRFQEDGTVGEYSWMTYGEAGTSRSAIGSSLVRRQIQKGSCVGLYFVNRPEWIVIDHACSAYSFVSVPLYDTLGPEAVRYIVNHAAVRAIFCDTKTLNILLRFLPEIPSVHLIVVVGGVEGEMASLSSTTGVEIISYSQLHTEGLSSFEPFCPPTSDDIATICYTSGTTGTPKGVVLSHGNLIANVAGTRMGFKLYPSDLFISYLPLAHIYERVTQITVAYIGGASGFFQGDSMKLLEDVAVLKPTIFCSVPRLYNRIYAGVINSVKSSGDLRERLFDAAYKAKKQSLSTGKKPPPMFESLVFEDIKGILGGRVRYMVSGASPLSPQVMEFLRVCFGCTVIEGYGMTEASCVISNMDETDVLSGHVGVPHPSCEMKLIDVPEMNYTSKDQPHPRGEICVRGPTVFQGYYKAEELTREAIDEDGWLHTGDIGSWLPQGRLKIIDRKKNIFKLAQGEYIAPEKIENVYTKCKFIAQCFIHGDSLKSSLVAIIAVDHDALKTWAATEGIEYEDLKQLCCDPRTRGAVLADMDSIAREAQLRGFEFAKDVALVLEAFTLENGLLTPTFKIKRPQAKAHFAKEIDEMYAHLA